The Corvus moneduloides isolate bCorMon1 chromosome 20, bCorMon1.pri, whole genome shotgun sequence region AGATCTGCACCAAGGAGGAGACCAGAGTATGTGGCATTGCTTAGAAAGGTCAGTCCCTGGATCAAGGATTTGATGGTTGGTTTTGGGATGAAGGGGACAGAAGGATTTTCCTGCTTAGAGAACAGCTGGGAAGAAGCAGGGACTGCCCATTGCTGAGCcaaaagctgtgttttagatTGCTCATTGGGAATACCTGCTTGGCCAGGCAAGGGACACAGCTGAGCTCTTGAATTCTTGCCAGGAACTGTAGTGATTGGACTAGGAATGGGTTCAAGCTGAAAGGGGGAAAATTTAGGTGAGATACAcagaataaattcttccctgtgagggtggtgagaccctggcacaggttgcccagcgcagctgcagctgcctcattcctggaagtgtccaaggctaggctggacagggcttggagcaaactggtctagtgggaggtgttcctgcccatggcagggggtggaacaagctgagctttaaggtcccttccaacccaaaccattctgtcattctatgATTTGAGCACTTCGACTAAAGGGAATGCCTGGTGATGCTTTTGTCCTTTAACTTATGCACCTCGTTGAGTTTTGGCATAGTGCATCTCCAGAGGAGTTTGTGTAACTGTAAAACAGAAGGCAAAGCTacacagaggaaatgaaataatttctctgaggCCCAGCACATGCTTAGTACTGGAATTCAGCTCAAAGGGAGGTGGCAAGCTCTGTGAAGGAACCAATGACTCAAGTGTCCTGGGggtcttattttccttctcagtaTTTCCGCAGTGCAGTGGCTCTGTAATGCTGACAAGAAATcacacagccccccaaaacGCCTCTACAGATTCTTCTCCACTCTTTACACTGCTCTGGTAAGTGCCACCCTCTACCAGCCAGGCCTCTGCTGCTCTTATGTCTTTGCTCGTGCTTTTTAGCAAGATACTTCAAGTTTTAAGTTTTAAGTAAATGCTGCTCTGAAGCAGAACTGGCAGGAGCACCCACTTGCCTACCTTCTTGCCTGGTGCTGCTTTTCATcaaggttggacttgatgggTCTTGgtggtcttttccaaacttaacagttccgtgattctgtgatccctgGTGTTCCCCCTGTGCCTCGCTGGCTCTGTGGGCtgagcagctctcctgggagcCTTGTCCTGGaggttttggggaggagggagctcgtctggggctgggatggggtgaCCAGAGAGGTTACCTGCACTGAGACAAGGTGTCACCAGGTTTATTCCCTGCAGGCCCGAGGATCCCgagctgtgctgcagttgtACCCCGAGAACGCGGAGCAGGTACAGCCCATCAATCAGTCAGGAAGGGgtacagaaagagaaatcataTGCTGTTTGGGGCTCTGAATGCATCGTGTTCTTCCACATCAAGTCTCTGTCCTGATTGCCAGTTGTAAAGCTCTTTAAAAGCCAAATGAAATAACCTGTAAGGAGGATACCCGGTGCAATTTCTGTTGTTTCATAGATTGTCTTGGGCTGAGCCTTAAAATTAAAGTGGCAGGACACAGTGTGAATCAGGGTTTGAAGACTGGCTGTAGTCATCAGCACTGTACTGTAACTCAGGGCTGGAAAATCCAGCCCAGTATCCCTCTCCTAGAGAATCTGCTGTGCCAGCTAACCCAGGCTAGACTGAGGCGCAGGGAATTGGTGTCTGGATGGTACTGCAGAATCAGGAAATAGGTGCAGAGCTTAGCAGGAGGAGGACCAGTCCATCTTGGGAATGCCCAGTCAGCTGTGGTCCTCCCAGAGGTCTCTTGGGCTTTCCTGGGGGATGAGTGCTAATTAACTTTTgcacctgctgcttttcccagctggagctcATCACAGCCCAAGCCATGAGAGCTGGATTTACAGGGGGAATGGTGGTTGATTACCCCAACAGCGCCAAAGCCAAGAAGTGAGTGCTggatctctgtgtgtgtttggggtgAGGCCTGGGTTTAGcagtgattttttcttttttttcccctgagctGTTCTCTCTCCCATTATACAGTCCTGGAGAGAGGTTACAGCTTAGATCTGACTCTGCTATAGACCATCTCAGTCTTGCCTGGGGACTGAGACTCACATGCTGAGTCCCAGGTTCATGCTCCTTATTCTTGTTCTTTCAGgttcttcctctgtctctttgTTGGGACATCAGGCACGTTACCAAAGGTGAGAACCTCcatgaggcagcagagctgctgtcctggctgctgggtGATATGGAAGAGCTGTGAGCATTGTGAGAGCCAAACAGCTCTGTGAGTGCAGATGTGACtttatttacacattttctGCCAGTCACCAAGCCCTGCtctcatagaatcacagactggtttgggttggaagagaccttaaagctcagctTGTTCCACCCCCcggcatgggcagggacaccttccacctacaccaggttgctctaagccctgtctaacctggccttgaaaacttCGAGGaatggggcagctgcagcttctctgggcaacctgtgccagggcctcaccaccctcccagggaagaatttcttccagtatccaatctaaccctgccctttttaaagccattcctctGGCATCTACTTTTTTCGCCATGATTTCTGGAAGACCAGTTTGTTCCTGCTCTGGTCCTTCCCCTTGCAGATCCCTGCATTCCTCTTAGTTTTGATGGGCTGACTAATAGCTGTGCCTGGTCCAGAGGAGAAGACAACTTCCCAATTTTGCTTTCCAGGGCCTTGGTACCGAGTGTGCCAATGAAGAGCCGCACCAGGCAAAGTTCACCAATGAGAGGTATCACATGGGGGTGAGGCTGCAGGTTCTCCCCAACAAGGAGGGGGGGCTTTGAGGGCTGGGTTTTACTGGGgaccacagtgctgctgtgggagaagcaatgggaggggaaggacagggaggaCTCTTAGCAGCCCAGAAGAGAACTGCTTTATCTTCCCAAGGGCCTGGACACAGGGAACAAGACTATCCCAGGGCTCTTCCATGGGGTTGTAGGTGCTTACCCTAGGGCTGCACCTGAGCAGTCAATCAGGTGTGCTTTCTGTCCAGCACTGGGCTCTCCAGCTGGGGCCAGCAGTGTGGGAATGTTTTCAGGGCTCATGATAGAGGCATGGAGGCAGGCTGCTGTGCCTGAGTCCTGgccttccctttttcctcctgtccaGGTCTTTGCTCAGCTCTGCTTAGCTGTGGCCTGGGGGGTTTCTACTGCTGGCCAGGTCTCTTCCCATGGCAGTGGTGCAGGCAGGAGCCCCTCTTGCAGCCAGTGGGAGAGACAGAGAACAAAAACCAGAGGAAAGTTGTCGTGGCTGCTAGGAGCTTGTGGCTGCCATGTTTTCCTGCCTCTTACATTGCTGTTCTCTGCTTAGTCTAAGGGGTATCTGGTCTTGGAGGGCAGTAGCAGAGCTGGGAACTTTTTAGGAAGCCTGACTTTGTCTGCCTTGTTTGAAGTAGAGCAGACAAGGGGAAGGTGGTTGAGCATGAGCCTATAATCCCCTGAATTCCCAGAGTGCAGCATGCTGCTGGTGTGACACGGGGTATGGCATGGGGGTGTGCTGGACTGCTGCAGTTCATAGGTCAGGATCCCTCAGCTCCAAGCCAGGGCTGGAATCAACCTCCTCCAGTGTGTCTGGAGTTTGGCCACATGTCCCAGTGCTAGCTGAGCCTCTTGTCTAGGGGTGGTGGGAGGGAAACTTGCTACTTTTGTGACCCAGTTCTGGGTGACAATCCTCCAGGGCAGAGAGATGTGTCCCCACACCtaagttcctctccagctgctgtccACTTTCCCCATAGGACACGATTCAGAAATGTCAAGGGCAAGTCTGTAAAGAAAAGCCGGGACTGGATCCTGGAGAAGAAGGAGCGTAGAAGACGCCAGGGCAAGTGAGTCCTGCCTCAGAGGCTGGTCTGGCCTGCTGTCACCTGCCACAAacctgctcccttcccctcccagcatGACCTGCAGGTGGTGCTGAGCtgttccctgcttttcccccagGGAGGTGCGAGCAGATACAAAATACACGGGTCGGAAGCGCCGTCCTCACTTCTGAATTGCTCTGGACACTGCTGGCATGGAAGGTGGCATGTGAGTGCCTCCAGCGAGCCCTCCTGTGGATGGCACCCCATGCCTGGGCACTTGCTGGGACTGGTCATTGTGGCTCTTGAAGGTGCAAACTGGCTCAGGTGCTGCCAAACAGCAAAGCTTCCGGTCCTGTTTCCCTGGTGAAGGTGCAGACAGTGCTCTGGCCGCTTGGGTGTCTGCAGTGCCATCCCTTGCCTTACCTTCCCGAGTGCAGTGAGCCAGCTGAGCTCCAGGTAAGCCAGGACATGATACCCAGTTCCTCACTAAAGAGTCAAAGAGTTGGAAGTGTTTGCTCATCTCCTGCGTCCTGCCCTTGGCACTGGGAGTACTGAGGGGGGAATATGGTACCTCATTCCCTGCCAGCttcccctctgcctgcagaggaTCCACACTATCAAAGTGGATCCATGAGGACAAAGTTGCTCCTGGTACAAGTGTTATTCCAGTAACCATTTGCTCCTGTCGGTGCTTGGTGCCAAGCCTACCGTTTGCTTTAGGGCTTCCAGGGTGCTGGGGCTGACTGGATCAGCCCTACCTCCCTTCCCTTGAAGCAAGGAGAGGTGCCACCCAGAGCTTTACAGTTACAAATGTTTATTCTACATAAAAATTCCACAAAATGGGAAGCTGTTTTGCACCCAAAGCCTTGGGAGAAGAAAGGGATGGtagcagggagggaaagagggaaggaggagagaggcaACATACAGTGTTATCCAGCCCAGTGAGACAGAGCAAGCCAGGGTCAAGATCCACATAGAAAACAAGGACACTTAGCTCACAGTACAGCAACAGTAGAACTCCACGGGGGGCTCGGAAAGCCTTCAAGTacattaattacaaaaaaacccaatccccAGTTCAAGTGCAAGCTGTGCGTGCCCCACACTGCTCATGGAATACTGCATCAACAGGCTCCCGTCACGGGGAGGGTGGGTGGCACTTGGAACAGAGGTGGTGGAACCCAAAGGACAAGCAGGTGTAGGTTGggggctggaaagaaaaggtgaaacGTCTTCCCAAAGCACAACCACACTTGGTGATTTGGTCTGTACATGCAATGACAGGTAGGTAAAAAGGAACTCAGTGGGGCTTCCCGTAGTGCAGGGGTAATTATTGCACCAAAACACCCTCCCCTCACAGCGAGGACAGTGTGAGCCTGcctgtgggacagcagtggTAGCCTGCTCCTCATCTCCCTTGATTCTTGACCCCAGCACCACTGCTGCCCACAGGATCCCAGCAAAGTGCCAGTGGTCCTGACTAGCCCCATCCgactcctgctgctgtgggggctgctggcagtggtggTGCCAACAAGGAGCAAGAGCCAAGAATCCCCCTAAGTGCTGTTCCTGGTCTTGTGCCTTGACAGGGACGCCACAGCCCTGATGTCAGGTGAGCTTGTGCCACTAAAGCTGctgcttggaagaaaaaaaagtcaccttgTGCTAGCAGTGGGcatggctgcagggcaggagcccgGGAGGAGGGTTTTCCTGCCTTCCCAGTGTTATTGCTTCCTGGAGGGGCCCTGGGGCTCTTGCTGGCCTGGCAGAGTGAGCAtggacagcagtggcagggagctgctgacaGGAGCATGGTCACTCCCTTTTCCTGCAGCCAGATGTCCCTCTGGAGCAGAAACCTTGCCTGCATGGTCCTGGTGCCCCAAGCCCTTCAGTGCACAtaggctgcagtgctggaacTCACATCGGTTGGTGTGGGACTGTGAAAGAAGGGGGCTTTGGTTGTTCCCATGGCCGCACCCTGAGGTGCTTGgactgggcagtgcagggaacCAGGCTGGACCCTCTTCCCAAGGGCAGCTGCATGCAACAAGGGGCTGTCTGGGGGAAACCTCGGCAGAGAAGGATCTGtgtcagggctgctgctgggcagggctggccctgGGGGAGGCAGcactctgtggctgcagccatTGTCTTTCCCCTGCACCCAGGGGCACCACACACAGCCAAGTGCCCTGAATCACAGCACCATGCCAGCTtgtggagcagccctgccctggtgctggtgggagctgggaggtgATGCTGCCTGAGACTGGAATACTGGCTGCCATCAAGTGTCCCTTTTCTACTACCAGCACCTGGGCTGACAGCCAGCCCCTGTCCCAGTGTGGCAGCGAGCCTGGCCTACCTTGGGactcctctgtgctgctttggcaTGTGCACAGGCCAGCTAGAGCCCTGGGGTCTCCAGAGGAAGGTGGGGGCAGagccttgtccccagcccaaGGGAAACAGGCAGTGACAGCACTGAACCCCCCTGAGCTGCCAGTGGGCTTGGACCCCACGGCAGCTGCATCCATGTCACAGGCATAGCAGAGGACACAGGGCACCCAGGTTGTCCCACGGCACCCCACTGAGAGCAGGTGCCTCACTGGATGGCTGGGCAGAAGAGCCCTgtaccagcagcagcagcagcagggtgccAGGACGTGGAAGAGGCAGTCAGGCAGTGGCCTGTTCAGGACCGGGTTGGATACAGGAGGAAGGTTTCTACTCCTTGTTTGCAGGGGGCTGGATGCAGCAAGGGCTGCTTCTGGGACCACAACAGGAGAAAGCCCAACTGCCTCCAGCCCCCAGCCACGAGTATGGAAAAGCAAgtctggagcagccctgcttgCAGGTGAGtgctgccaggggctgtgggcaTCAGCAACAGCCCCAAACCGCGGTGGGCAACAGGAGCCAGGACCACCATGTGCCAGGGCTGAGAGCACAGTGATGAGGCTGTGTTGCAGGGTGAGCAGCCAGTGAAATTCGCTGGCCTTAAGACTACCCATGCCATCCTGCCCTGTCAGGCCAGCatccaggagcagcactggccCCCACATGCCATATTCCTGTCCCCAGGCAACTGTGATGGccccaagcagcagctccttatTCCACACTGCTCCATCAGGCACCCACCACCTGCAGTGGCATGTCCAGCCCTTGACACCCTACTGGGGTGAGGGCTCATGTAGGGAGGGGGCAGCCCTGCCACCGGAAGaatggcagggatggagccccAGAGCCAGACACAGTCActggccaggcagggctgggcagagcacaCCCCTGGGGAAGGGCCCCGAAGAGAAGCAGCCCAAGGGAAGGTGTTTGCAAGCATAGATGCAGCTGACAGACATGAGAGTTCAAGGTGATGGGCAAGCTGGGGAAGTTGACTGGGCATCATACTCCCAAGGACCCCTAACACCCATCATCGGtccctcctccttctcagcTGTCACTAACAGACTGCCCAtcacaggaggagcagcagtgcccaaGGGCATTTCTGTTCCCCACCTGGTCCCAGCCAGCCacccagcctggagcagtgaTGAGAGCTTGGGTTCCCCCCCAGGGTCCCCCTTGCGCCCATCACCTGTCCCCCACCTGCGCCCCAGGGCCGGAGCTCCCTCCACACAGACGCACCGCACCGCACACACAGCGTCACAAACAACCATGCATTAGAAACTGAAATGCTGCTGGGAGGCTCCGGGGCTGCGTGGGTTGCTCCGGTGTGGCTGCAGCCCCATGGCACGCGCGGCTCCATCCATCGCACACAAACAGTCCTGTGGGGTGAGTCTAGCCGAAAATGCCGCCGAAGGTGGAGGCGATGACGATGCCCAGGATCACACAGCAGATTATGATCATGATCTTCTTCTGCTCAGGTGTCCCAGCAGCAGtagggagagaggggagggagcaTGGTGAGTGTTGGGGAAGGATGGACCCAGGAGCTTGGAACGGCAGTCTGTCCTGTTCCCCTTTGCCCGTGGTGGGCTCTGAGCAGCACCTTGGAAGCCAGAAGGGCTCTGGCAgtcctgggcagggatgggcaccCCTGCTCCTGCTTCAGCCCTGGgttggcagagctgagctggtggCCCTCAGGTCCCCAGGCTGATACGGGACCAGATGTTGGAAGCAGGACAGGCACCTGGCACTGTGCTCAGGGTCTGAGCTGGCCCATGATCTTTCCCTACCTTTTTTTGCAAGGGACGTGGCTCTCACAGCTTGCCTGGTCCGGGGGTCCACTttgtcccttttcctccccccaaGCAGCACCCCTGCCCTATGGCTCATTGTCAGCTTTCACACagtctgtgctgggagctctgccTCAGCTGTGCAACCCTCAGGTTGTGGCCTGCTCCCAGTGGTGTGGGGTAATGTGGTCCCCGGGCACCTGCAAAGTTGTGCcaggctgcctggagcaggcagagTGCCAGCCGGGCCCTGCCCCTGGGATGGAGGTGtcagcagtgcaggcagggcagaTGGGCCCCAGCCAGAGCCGTGACTCACCCGTCTGGCTTTGCTCTGGTACTTCACCGCTTTTTTGGTGTCGGACACAGCCCGCTCCACATAGTCCACCGAGTGCTCCACGTTGTACTCAATGCGGTCAATCATTTCTCCCTGCAGAAGGAGGAAACAGCCCACGCGCCCGCACGCGTGCACATGTGAGCTCCTTCCTGCTCCGCTGCTCTCTGGCTCCGAGTGGatgctgccctgcccagcagccctgcatGGAGAAAAGCACTATCACAGCTGCCTGTGGGCACTGGGTGTTTCCTGGGGTGCCCTGGCGTGCAAACTCTGGACTGCATGCCCCATCTCAGAGGATCTCTGTGAACATCCCAGCAGGGAGACAAGCAAGGGTGAGAGACAAGGGAGTCTCCAGCCTGGTCCTGGCACTGACCTGTCCAATATCTCAGGTGACATCAAAGCCACAACTGGATCTACACCAGCACCACACCACGTGTTGCTGAAACCAAAGGCATGGCAGGGAGCAAGGACAGCACCAGTAGCACCACGTGGGATGCTCACGAAACCATGCACATGCAGGGACCAGGGACCACTGCTCCGATCCACACAAGCGCCACACTGAAGGCAGGAGGGTCCAGAGAAAGGCCAGCTGAGATTGCAGGGCCCTGCAGGGACCTCTgcccctgctgcaggggaaggttGTGAGTGGGGG contains the following coding sequences:
- the BUD23 gene encoding probable 18S rRNA (guanine-N(7))-methyltransferase yields the protein MAGSGRRPEHRGPPELFYDEAEARKYTQNSRVVEIQSQMSERAVELLGLPEDRPCLLLDVGCGSGLSGDYISEEGHYWIGMDISPAMLDVAVEREVEGDLLLADVGHGIPFRPGTFDGCISISAVQWLCNADKKSHSPPKRLYRFFSTLYTALARGSRAVLQLYPENAEQLELITAQAMRAGFTGGMVVDYPNSAKAKKFFLCLFVGTSGTLPKGLGTECANEEPHQAKFTNERTRFRNVKGKSVKKSRDWILEKKERRRRQGKEVRADTKYTGRKRRPHF